DNA sequence from the Halobacterium sp. DL1 genome:
ATCAGCACGTCGATGCTCACTTGGCCAGTGGTGGTGAGGAAGTATCCCGGTTGCCAGAACGCTTTGTCGAGCGCCTGCCGAACCTCGGGGTTCTCGTCACGGATTTTGCGAGATGTGACGCCCTTGAGTGAGTTGATGAACTTGGTGAGGTCGGTCGTTGGCTTCGCCGTGAAGAGGATGTGAACGTGGTCGCTTCCGCCGTTGACGTTCTGGATGTTTACGCCGAAGTCCTCGGAGATGTCGCTGGCAATCTCACCGACCCGTTCTGCGATTTCGTCGGTGAGTAGGTCTGCGCGGTACTTCGTGACGGTCACGAAGTGATATTGGAGCGCGTAGACCGTGTGCGACCCGGTTTCGAGGTTGTACTTCATTTGGTCGTACTGATTTCTACACACCCAATTCTAATAAAGGTTTGCCGTCGTGGGGTATTCAGACTGCAACCGACGGTGGAACGTGAGGGAGTTGTCGGCTTCACGCCCGCCGTAAACGGCGGGATTCTCGCCTTGAAAAAAGATAGGGTCCGCACGAAAATCGGTGCATGGAGTTCGCGGCGCTGCGGGACGAGATGGTCGACAGCCTCGAACACGACACGAAGGCTGTCGTCGAGGCCCACCCGACGGGCCGCGCGATGCGAGTGGTGCCCCGCCACGAGTTCGTCGACGAGGAGCACCGCGCGTACACCGACCAGTCGTTCCGGCACCGGGACACTACGATTCTCTCGCCGTCGACGGCCGGACGGCTCCTCGATGCGCTCGCGCCCGTGGAGGGCGACGACGTGCTCGTCGTGGGTGTCGGTGTCGGGTACACGGCGGCGGTGCTGGCGGAGATCGTCGGGGGCGCGCACGTCCACGCGGTCGACATCGACCGCCGACTGGTGTACGACGCCCGGGCGAACCTCGCGAGCGCTGGCTACGAGGACGTGCTGGTGGACTGTCGGGACGGTGCGGAGGGGCTGCCGGAGTACGCACCGTTCGACCGCATCGTCGTCGAGGCGGTAGCCGTCGACGCCCCCGCCGCGCTGCTCGACCAGCTCGCGCCCGGCGGCCGTCTGGTGTTCCCCCGGGGAACTGGTGACCAGACACTCGTCGCCGTCGAGGACGGCGAGACCGTGGCCGTCCA
Encoded proteins:
- a CDS encoding protein-L-isoaspartate O-methyltransferase — protein: MEFAALRDEMVDSLEHDTKAVVEAHPTGRAMRVVPRHEFVDEEHRAYTDQSFRHRDTTILSPSTAGRLLDALAPVEGDDVLVVGVGVGYTAAVLAEIVGGAHVHAVDIDRRLVYDARANLASAGYEDVLVDCRDGAEGLPEYAPFDRIVVEAVAVDAPAALLDQLAPGGRLVFPRGTGDQTLVAVEDGETVAVHGPVAFAPLLVDGEQGSAVERNRTVREDTERAVRAAESRGGWEHDWIDWENR
- a CDS encoding transposase IS200 yields the protein MKYNLETGSHTVYALQYHFVTVTKYRADLLTDEIAERVGEIASDISEDFGVNIQNVNGGSDHVHILFTAKPTTDLTKFINSLKGVTSRKIRDENPEVRQALDKAFWQPGYFLTTTGQVSIDVLMEYVEEQ